One Salmo trutta chromosome 12, fSalTru1.1, whole genome shotgun sequence genomic region harbors:
- the LOC115202541 gene encoding BTB/POZ domain-containing protein KCTD19-like translates to MATEQDNQFSSFNVGGCFFSIPFNRLSHLQDSLLFKDTSSDHNPRWFIDRDGCTFRHVHYYLQTGKLATSCVSELNILYELTAGLRLTSLLQALENLQSGKHFLRDRPVDLQVTERATLNYWKTRICNTREPEPIASPVSSVHDAVPLGLVGTPLVDGDEEVLYCFVAMETVRLYPALVTPHNLLWLCDDLVVIECDSSLFRFVGKLHLINYSRLGTVGYRRQIYITLCSGQLVFSTLFHSIQDV, encoded by the exons ATGGCAACTGAGCAGGATAATCAATTTAGCTCCTTCAACGTTGGCGGTTGTTTTTTTTCCATCCCGTTCAATCGACTTTCTCACCTTCAAGACTCCTTGCTTTTCAAAGACACGTCTTCTGATCACAATCCACGGTGGTTTATCGACAGAGACGGATGCACATTCAGACATGTACATTATTATCTACAAACTGGGAAACTAGCTACATCATGTGTATCAGAACTAAATATTTTATATGAGCTTACTGCAGGTCTACGCCTAACGTCACTGCTACAG GCCTTAGAGAACCTCCAGTCAGGGAAGCATTTCCTGCGAGACCGGCCAGTAGACCTACAGGTGACTGAGAGAGCCACTCTGAACTACTGGAAGACCAGAATCTGTAACACCAGAGAACCTGAACCCATAGCCAGCCCAGTGTCCTCAG ttCATGACGCAGTACCCCTGGGTCTGGTGGGGACTCCTCTGGTCGACGGCGACGAGGAGGTGCTGTACTGCTTCGTTGCCATGGAGACGGTCCGCCTGTACCCCGCCCTGGTGACGCCTCACAACCTGCTGTGGCTGTGTGACGACCTGGTCGTCATCGAGTGTGACAGCTCTCTCTTCAGATTCGTAGGTAAGCTTCATTTAATTAATTACTCAAGACTAGGGACCGTAGGCTATCGACGACAGATTTACATCACACTCTGTTCTGGGCAGCTAGTCTTCTCAACCTTGTTCCACTCCATACAGGATGTTTAA